Within Pseudomonas brassicacearum, the genomic segment CCTGGGTATAACCGCCCTGCCACGCCGGAATACTGCCATCGGCATTGCCGGCCCGCTCGCCGCCCAGGGGGGTCAGATCGGTTTTCAAGCGCGCGGCCTGTTCAGGCGACACGGCCGCCTGCGCCAAGCCCATGCCGGCAAGGGCCAGGGTCAGGACGCACGTGTTCAGGAATGCTGTGTTCTGCATGGCGAATCCACCTTATTAGAATGAGGTTTTCACGTAGAGCGAGACGAAGTCGCGATCGGCCAACGACTGTCCGTAACTGAAATTGCCGTCCTCGCGCAGCCCGGCTTTCGGTGCGCCGAAGAAGTTCACGTAGTTGAGGCCGACATCCCAGCGCTGCAGGTAGGTGGCTTTGAGCCCGATGCTCCAGTCGCCGGAATGGGTATTGCCGAAACCGGATTTGTTGACCGCCGATGAGCGTCCATCGAGCACTATTCCCATACCGATCGGCACGGTGAGGTCGATTCCGTCGACGATCTGGAAGTACGCCGGCTCGATCAATACCCGCAGCGCCGTGGCATCGCGGGTGGTGTTGGAGTCCAGCGCGGCAGCGTTCTTGGTCACGCTCAAGGTGCGGTTCCAGGCCAGTTCGGCCAGGGCCGATCCGCCGTCCCAGAACGCGGTGGGGGACAACAGGTAGATCGCCGACAGGTTGGCGTGGGCGGTCTTGCCCCTGGCGAACAACTCATTGTCGCCACCATCGGCCGCCATGCCGGGGGTCACTACTTGCAGATTACTCACCAGCGGCGCGTTCCAGCGCACCGACGTCTCACCGGCAAAGTTGAACGGACCGTAGGCTGTGGAGAAGCTGACGCCGGCGGTCTTGATGTCTTCGGCGTAGACCTGACGATAGGAACCCAGGATCGGCAACCCGGTGGCCGCAGACGCCGCACCGTCCAGGTAGGCGTACAACCCGATCGGCGCTTTATCGTGGTACTGGGCCGCGTAGAACCCCAGTTCCAGCTCAGTGCCGGTCGGTTTGAAACGGATCTGCATGCCGCCCTGCCCCGAATTGCGCGGTTTCAAATCGCCGCCATTGACCGTGTCGTTGCCGAACACTTCGCGCAGAGGGCCACTGCCGTAACCGATGGCATCGACATCGCTCAGGTAGCTGCCGGCGCCGGGCAGATTGGAACGCTCCCACTCAAACTGATAGTAAGCACCCACCGACAGCTGCGGGTTGATCTGCAACTGCCCGGAGATCTGATTGACCGGGCGCAGGATCTCCTTGAACTGAGTCCCCGGCACGCTGAGCAACTTGACGACATCGGTCGGGCCCTGGGCATTGGCAATGCCGTTGCCGCCGTAGAACAGGCTTTCCCCATAGATCAGGCTGTGTCGGCCCAGGCGCACCACGCCCTGGGAGTCTTCGCCGATGTCACCGCGCAAGAACACGAAGGCATCGAGAATTTCCGCGTCGCGCCCATGGAGCTTGCGGGTTTCACTGAGGAAATGTGTTTGCTCGCTGCTGTCGGTGTCCTGGTTGTAGATATCGTCGTACCAGGCTGCGCCGCTCACGCGCAGCCCATAGTTTTGCCGGCTCAGGTCCATTTCGGAAAACAGGTCCAGGCGGTTGGAGACCAGGCCGCTGCTGAAGTTCTTATCGCCCTGGCTCTGGATCGAGGGGTACAGGCCGTTGGCGGTTGGCGCGTTGACCAAACGGCTGTCCTGCCCTTGCAGGCGCCAGGCCTGGCTGTACTTGAGGGTGTTGTCCCAACGCAGTTTCCAGTCGGAGTCACCCAGGTCCATTTGCATGGCCTGGACCCTTTCGACCATCACACCGCTGCTGCATAACGCCAGGAACAGGGCGCAATGCTTGAAACCAAGGCAATCTTTGAGGTTATCCATGGACGTTTCTCATTATTGTTATTTTCGGGCATGGCTTTGCAGCCAACACGCTCGGGTAGCGGCTTGCACCGCTTTCTTCGGATGCACATTCAGATGTAGGTGGAGGCCAATCCCCCGTCGACGGGCAGGTTGACGCCGTTGATCCAGCGCGACTCGTCGGCACACAGGAAAGCGATCACCGCCGCCACCTCGTCGGCATAAGCGGGACGTTTCATGCGATGGGCATCGGCCTGGGTCCGGGCTTCACCGAGCATGCTCACGAAGTCGTCGAGGATGGGCGTGAAGACCGGGCCAGGCGCGACACTGTTCATGCGCACCGAATGCTCAAGAAACCAGGGTTGGGCCTGCAGATAGGTCCAGACGATCAACGCTTCCTTGAAGTACTGGTAGCAGGTCTGGTCGGGCACCGGGTGGTCGGCCAGCCAGGCTTGCGCGGCGGCAAAAGCTTCGATGCGCGCCAGCGCCTTGTGCTGTTCCAGGCGTAACGGCCATTCGGCGCCGAGGATCGAGGCGATATTGACGATGCTGCCGCCCGCGTTGATGCGCGGTAGCAGCGCACGGCTCAAGTGGCGCAACCCGAGGTAGTTGACCCGCGCCAGCAGTTGCGGGTTTGCGGTGCCCGGCACCCCGGCAATGTTGCACAGGCCGTCGAACCGTGCGGGCAGCTGCGGCAGCAACCGTTCGATGGTTTCGGCACTGCTCAGATCGCCCTGCACAAAACCGTCCAGGGTCATGTGCGGCGCCTTGAGGTCCACGCCAATCACCTGGGCGCCATGGGCGCGCAGCAGGCTCGCCGTGGCGGCACCAATGCCCGACGAGACACCGGTCACCAATACAATCTTGTTGTCGAGTTTCATGTTGAGTCCTCTTATTATTTTTGTGCACTCGCAAGGCCTTCAGCTCATCGGGCCCTGTAAACCTGCCTGTCAGAAGGGGTAGACCGGCGCCTTGTCCTTGACCGTCACCCACTGCCATTGGGTGTATTCGTCCCAGTCCGCCGGGCCGCCGACGCTGCCGCCATTGCCCGAGGCGCCGCGCCCGCCGAACGGGTTGACGCATTCATCGGCGACGGTCTGGTCATTGATGTGCAACATGCCGCACTGCAACCGCTCACCAATGGCCATGGCCCGGCCCACCGACGGCGAAATGATCGCTGCCGCCAAACCGTATTCGGTGCGGTTGGCCAACTCGACGGCTTGATCATCGGTGGCGAAGCTGACCACCGTTGCCACGGGACCGAAGATCTCCTCGTCGAAAGCCCGCATGCCCGGTTTCACGCCGCTGAGCACGGTGGCCTGATAGAACAACCGATCGTGCTCGCCACCTGCCTCCAGCCGGGCACCGGCGCGTACGGAGTCGCTGACGATGTCGTGCACCCGTTTCAGCTGTCGCTGGTTGATCAGCGGCCCCAACGCGGCTTCGCCCTGGGCGGCGTTGCCTACGGTCAAGGCCCGGGCCTTTTCCACCAGTTTGCGGGTCAGTTCTTCGGCGATGGATTCATGGGCGAGGATCAAGCCGGTGGCCATGCAAATCTGCCCTTGATGCAGCCAGGCGCCCCAGGCCGCGTTGCGGGCGGCGAGATCGAGGTCGGCGTCTTCAAGAATGATCAACGGGTTCTTGCCACCCAACTCCAGCGCGACCTTTTTCAGGTTGCGCCCAGCCACTTCCGCGACCTTGCGACCGGCGCCGGTGGACCCGGTGAAGGCGATCATGCGCACGTTAGGGTCGCGGCACAGCGCCTCACCGGCATCCGCCGCACCGGGCAACACTTGCAGCAAGCCCTTGGGCAGCCCCGCTACCTCGAACAACCGGGCGATGAGCAAACCACCGCTCACCGGGGTCTGCGGATCCGGCTTGAGCACCACGGCGTTGCCCGCCGCCAGGGCTGGCGCAACGGAGCGCATGGACAGCACCAGGGGAAAGTTGAAGGGCGATATCACGCCGACCACGCCATGGGGCTGGCGCCGCGCATAGGACAGGCGCCCTGCCTCGCTGGGCAGGACCACCCCATGGGCCTGGGACAACAGGCCAGCGGCCTGATGCAACAGCACGATGGCTTCGCGCACTTCGTGTTGGCCCTTGAACAACGCGGCGCCGGTCTCCCGGGCCACGTACAGCGCCAGCTCGTCGAAAGACTGCTCGGCCACGTCGGCGGCCTTGCGCAAGATCGTCGCCCGTTGCCGCGGGCCCAGGGCCGCCCATCCCGGCTGCGCCAGGGCGGCGTCGCGGCTGGCCTTGGCGATGTCGGCGGAGTCGGCCGTGGCACAGCGCATCAGCCGCTCACCGGTGGCCGGCTCGATGATCGATTGCAGCGGACCCGACGCAGGCACCCAGTCACCGTTGAAGACACATTCCGACTCGATCACCTGGGACAACAGGTGGCTTTTGGATGCAGACATTTAACACTCCCGGCTCTTTGTTGTTGTCATCGTTTGCCGCACCTGGAAGGTATCGACGCAAACGCCGTGCAAGTGCTTGAGCAAGCGCTGTGCCGGTTTTGCCAGCAGACCTTGATAAACCTGGCGCAGGGCTCTGGATCAATACTCTGCACCGAGTGCAAGGTTCATGGGGCCCTCACCAACGTGGCCGCTGGCCAGCCGCCACTTGTTCATTTGATAAAGTTATGTTTAATAACTATCTCGCCAGATGATCATTTCGATCACCCGCCATCAGGGGCATAACAATGAATAATCCCCACTGCCAGTTGCCGGATCACAGGATCGCCACCGAGCACTTCCGTCCACGGGGTGACAGCACCGAGCTGACCGACAGCAGTTCGCCCACGCCGGCAGAGCTCACCGCATGCCTGTTTTTCTCCCCCGATGACGGCCGAATCTGGCTCAACGACCAGCGCATGTTGCTGCTGCACAGTTCATCCTTCGGTGCGTTGCGCCGGGAAATCATCGAACGCCAGGGCCTGGAACAGGCCCGTGGCATGCTCACTCGCACCGGCTATTGCTCTGGCGCCCGGGACGCCCGGCTGATTCGCGAACGCTGGCCCCACGCCGATGCCGCGGCGGTGTTTCGCGCCGGCACGCATTTGCACACCCTTGAAGGCATGACCAAGGTCGAGCCACTGCATTTCAAGTTCGATGCCGACTCGGGGTTCTATGAGGGGGAGTTTCTCTGGCATCACTCCTGCGAGGCCGACGAGCATGTCGCCGCCTATGGCACCGGGCAGGACCCGGTGTGCTGGACCGAACTGGGCTATGCCATCGGTTTCGTCAGCGGGCTGTTCGGGCAACTGGTGATCTTCCGCGAAGTGGAATGCCGAGGCATGGGGCACGAACGCTGCCGAGTCGTCGGCAAGACCGCCGAACAATGGGGTGATGTCGAGCAGGACCTCAATTACCTCAACGCCTCACCGCCGACGGTCGTCGCGCGCACCGACAGTCAGTCGGACATTGTTGCCGGAGCCGCCCCGCTGCCGGACAGCGAACAGCCGCTGATCGGTGCCAGCGCCGCCTTCAACGCCGCGACCCAGGCCTTGCAACGGGTGGCCTTGACCCCCGCCACCGTGCTGGTCAGCGGCGAATCCGGCGTCGGCAAGGAGATGTTCGCCCGCCAGTTGCACCAATTGAGTCGCCGACGCGAGGGGCCGTTCATCGCTCTCAACTGCGCGGCCATCCCCGACAACCTGATCGAGGCCGAACTGTTTGGCGTCGAACGCGGTGCCTATACCGGGGCCACCCATTCACGCCCCGGTCGTTTCGAGCGGGCCCATGGCGGCACGTTGTTTCTGGATGAGATCACGTGCCTGAGCCTGGCCGGGCAAAGCAAGTTGCTGCGCGCCTTGCAGGAGCGGGAAATCGAGCGGGTCGGTGGTGGCCACGGCATCAAGGTCGATGTGCGGGTCGTGGCGGCCACCAACATCGACCTGCGCAAGGCCGTGGCGGACGGCGCATTCCGTGAAGACCTGTTCTACCGCCTCAACGTCTACCCCATCGCCCTGCCGCCCTTGCGCGAGCGTCGTGATGACATCCCGTTGCTGATCAATGCCTTCCTCAAGCGCTTTTGCCAGGAATACGGCCGCACCCCCATGGGCCTGACCATGCGCGCCTTGAAGGTGCTGTTGCGCTATGACTTTCCGGGCAACGTGCGGGAATTGCAGAACCTTATCGAACGCGGCCTGATCGCCAGCGAAGAAGGCCAGGCGATTGACCTGGTCCACCTGTTTCGCAATGAGCAACTGCCGGTGGATGCGTACTCCGTCGACCTGCACGGCGGTCTCTCGCCGATGGGCCTGGCCGCCAACGACGCCGCGCAAAAGCCGGCGCTGCTCCAGTCCCTCAGCCAACTGGACTCGGACTTCTCCATTGACGGCCTGGAGTCACGGCTGATCAACGAAGCCCTGCAACTGAGCAGCGGCAACCTGGCA encodes:
- a CDS encoding DUF1302 domain-containing protein → MDNLKDCLGFKHCALFLALCSSGVMVERVQAMQMDLGDSDWKLRWDNTLKYSQAWRLQGQDSRLVNAPTANGLYPSIQSQGDKNFSSGLVSNRLDLFSEMDLSRQNYGLRVSGAAWYDDIYNQDTDSSEQTHFLSETRKLHGRDAEILDAFVFLRGDIGEDSQGVVRLGRHSLIYGESLFYGGNGIANAQGPTDVVKLLSVPGTQFKEILRPVNQISGQLQINPQLSVGAYYQFEWERSNLPGAGSYLSDVDAIGYGSGPLREVFGNDTVNGGDLKPRNSGQGGMQIRFKPTGTELELGFYAAQYHDKAPIGLYAYLDGAASAATGLPILGSYRQVYAEDIKTAGVSFSTAYGPFNFAGETSVRWNAPLVSNLQVVTPGMAADGGDNELFARGKTAHANLSAIYLLSPTAFWDGGSALAELAWNRTLSVTKNAAALDSNTTRDATALRVLIEPAYFQIVDGIDLTVPIGMGIVLDGRSSAVNKSGFGNTHSGDWSIGLKATYLQRWDVGLNYVNFFGAPKAGLREDGNFSYGQSLADRDFVSLYVKTSF
- a CDS encoding coniferyl-alcohol dehydrogenase, whose translation is MKLDNKIVLVTGVSSGIGAATASLLRAHGAQVIGVDLKAPHMTLDGFVQGDLSSAETIERLLPQLPARFDGLCNIAGVPGTANPQLLARVNYLGLRHLSRALLPRINAGGSIVNIASILGAEWPLRLEQHKALARIEAFAAAQAWLADHPVPDQTCYQYFKEALIVWTYLQAQPWFLEHSVRMNSVAPGPVFTPILDDFVSMLGEARTQADAHRMKRPAYADEVAAVIAFLCADESRWINGVNLPVDGGLASTYI
- a CDS encoding sigma-54-dependent Fis family transcriptional regulator; its protein translation is MNNPHCQLPDHRIATEHFRPRGDSTELTDSSSPTPAELTACLFFSPDDGRIWLNDQRMLLLHSSSFGALRREIIERQGLEQARGMLTRTGYCSGARDARLIRERWPHADAAAVFRAGTHLHTLEGMTKVEPLHFKFDADSGFYEGEFLWHHSCEADEHVAAYGTGQDPVCWTELGYAIGFVSGLFGQLVIFREVECRGMGHERCRVVGKTAEQWGDVEQDLNYLNASPPTVVARTDSQSDIVAGAAPLPDSEQPLIGASAAFNAATQALQRVALTPATVLVSGESGVGKEMFARQLHQLSRRREGPFIALNCAAIPDNLIEAELFGVERGAYTGATHSRPGRFERAHGGTLFLDEITCLSLAGQSKLLRALQEREIERVGGGHGIKVDVRVVAATNIDLRKAVADGAFREDLFYRLNVYPIALPPLRERRDDIPLLINAFLKRFCQEYGRTPMGLTMRALKVLLRYDFPGNVRELQNLIERGLIASEEGQAIDLVHLFRNEQLPVDAYSVDLHGGLSPMGLAANDAAQKPALLQSLSQLDSDFSIDGLESRLINEALQLSSGNLAAAARSLGLSRAQFAYRLKKHQRGVPD
- a CDS encoding benzaldehyde dehydrogenase; the encoded protein is MSASKSHLLSQVIESECVFNGDWVPASGPLQSIIEPATGERLMRCATADSADIAKASRDAALAQPGWAALGPRQRATILRKAADVAEQSFDELALYVARETGAALFKGQHEVREAIVLLHQAAGLLSQAHGVVLPSEAGRLSYARRQPHGVVGVISPFNFPLVLSMRSVAPALAAGNAVVLKPDPQTPVSGGLLIARLFEVAGLPKGLLQVLPGAADAGEALCRDPNVRMIAFTGSTGAGRKVAEVAGRNLKKVALELGGKNPLIILEDADLDLAARNAAWGAWLHQGQICMATGLILAHESIAEELTRKLVEKARALTVGNAAQGEAALGPLINQRQLKRVHDIVSDSVRAGARLEAGGEHDRLFYQATVLSGVKPGMRAFDEEIFGPVATVVSFATDDQAVELANRTEYGLAAAIISPSVGRAMAIGERLQCGMLHINDQTVADECVNPFGGRGASGNGGSVGGPADWDEYTQWQWVTVKDKAPVYPF